The genomic window TCCTGGCCATCGGCGACGTGCCGCACGACTGGCTGTTCCCTCACACCGCCGCCGTCGTCCACCACGCCGGGGCCGGTACCACCGCAGCCGGGCTGCGGGCCGCAGTACCCGCCCTGCCGGTCCCCGTCATGGCCGACCAGCCGTTCTGGGCGTCCCGGCTGTACCGGCTGGGAGTGGCCCCCCGGCCTCTGCCGTTCAAGGACCTCACCGCCGAAGCGCTCGGCGACGCGATCACGGCCTGCCTGTCCGAGCCGGCCCACCGCCGCCGCGCGGCCGAACTCGCCCGCCAGATCGCCGCCGAGGACGGCGCCGCTTCATTGCTCGCCCACATCGGCTCGGAGCGCGCCGGGTGAAAAGCCGGGGGGTGCTTCATCGCCGTGCGGGCCGACGACGTCCGGGACGCTGCGAGGCGCCGGCCGCGACCGTCTCGACTGCGCCCAAGCCGTCTGCCTCGCCCTCCTCGGAGTGCAACGGGCGCAGTAGCGGACCGGCTTGCGATGATGACGGCATGCCAGAGCCGGGGACCACTGCCGTCGTCATTGTCTTGCCCGATGCCGCCCCGCTCCTCGATGCGGCGTGGCGTATCGACCCGGCTCTGGTGCGCCGTGGGGTGCCGGCGCACGTCTCGTTGCTCTATCCGTTCGTGCCGGAATCGGCGCTGACGGGTCAGGACGAGGAGGGTGTGCGGTGCCTGGCGGCGAGTTTTCCGGCAGCTGATCTGCTCTTGGAGGAGGTCGTGACGGCGTCCGGCTTCGTCGCCGTCACCGTTCCGGGACTCCAACCGCTCGTCGATGCGTTCCGTGCCCAGTGGCCCGGGTTGCGCCCGTACAGGGGCCGCTTCGGGGTGCGGCCCGCCGCCCATGTCACGGTCGCCATGGGTGCGGACGACCCGACAGCTGCCGCTCATGTCCGCGCTGCGGTCGGCAGCCTGCTGCCGTTGCGTACCCGTGCGGCGGCGGTTCAGCTGGTGGTGCTGACGAAGGAGGGCTGGCAGTCGCGGTTCACCGCGCCGCTCGGCGTCCTGGACAGGTCGTGAACACCGCCCGCCACCAGTCCCTCCCCTCCCCTCCCCCCCCCCGGTGGTCCCGCGACCACAGCCTGAGGCCGGTATGCCGCCCTTGGCCGCTGAAGGACGAATCCTTTTCGGGTCTCCCTGTCTCTTGTCTGTGTACCGGCCGAACGGGCCGGCAGAACCGGGAGGAACCACCAATGATGGTCACCAGCCTCGTAGTGATCGCAGCCCTGCTCGTGGGCGCGTGCAGCTGGCACCTGATGCGCCGCTACAAGGGCCGAAGCTGACCAGCAGCACCGTGCCCGCGGGGCGCCTTCCGGGGAGGAGTCCGAGATGAACCAACGCTTCACTTGGCCGGACGAGCGGCTGATCAAGGCCGCTCAGGACGGCGACGTCACTTCGCTCACCGCCGTCGTCATGGAGTCGCAGCCTCATGTGCGCAGGTTCGCCATATCGCTGTGTTCCTCACCGCAGGACGCGGAGGACGCGGCGCAGGAGGCACTGATCATCCTCTATCGGAAGATCGGCACGTTGCGGGCCACTGGTGCGCTTGCCTCATGGATGTTCCGGATCGTGCGCAACGAGTGCCTCCGGCAGGTACGGCTGCTCGTCTCGCGGAGCGACGAGGCGACAGCCGGACCGGAGGCGGCTGCGGAACCGTCCGCCGAGGACGCGGTGCTGCGCAGGCTGGAGGCGGAGCGCATCGCGGCTGCCGTCAGCGCCCTTCCCCGTGACCAGCGGCAGGTCCTGATCATGCGGGACGTACAGGGCCTGCCCGGCAGGACCGTCGCCCATGCGCTCGGTCTGAGCAGCGCCGCGATGAAGTCGCGGCTGCACAGAGCACGCGCCGCACTGCGTCACTCTCTGGCGGTGGCGGACCGACCACTGGGTCGAGCCGCCGGTCAGGCGCGCGATCAAGCGATCGGCCAACCAGTGGGAGGAGTCTCACGACCGTGAAGACCATGAACTCCGTGAAGGCTGCGCAGGGCGCGAAGGCCGAGGCCGCCGCACAGTCCGCCGCGCCCGGGATGCAGTTCGCCAGCAAGTCCGTCCCGCGGCATCTGGCGCGGGGCGCCATCGGCGCCGGCCTGGTCATCGGCTCGATCGCCCTGGTGCCCGTCGCCGGCCCGGCTGCCCTGCTGGCGGCCCCGTTGGCCCTGATCGCCTTCCGCGGCTGCCCTGCCTGCTGGATGGCCGGCCTGGCGCAGACCATTTCCCTCGGCCGTCTGGAGCGCCGGTGTGTGGACGGCGTTTGCACCCTCGCCAAGGGGCACCCGGCGGCGAAGTCTGCGAACGAGCCGACAGGTCCTGGCCCTGGTAGTGCTCGCCCGTGAGCCCATCGCCCTGCGTACCGGCGGACTGGGCCAGGGCGCTCTCACTCGCCGGCAGACAGCCGCCCTTCAAAGGGCCGGGCGGTGACGTCCGACAGGAGTCTTTGCACGGGCGCGGGCCGGGCCGCTGAGCGGCCCGGCCCTTCAGCGGATCAGGCGCGGACCGCGTGCCATGGGGTGCACTGGCGCTCGCTGCCCTTCACGACGCACCCACGCAGCTTGTACCGGTGTCCTTCGGGCAGGTTGCCGGATACGGCCTTCATGCAGATCGCCTTGTGGCCGCGCGTGGACACGGAGACATCGGTGTCGGGCGCGAGGTCACCCGTCTCGTCGGCGCCGGCGGTTCCGGCCCCGGCCGTGAGCGCCACGCCGACGTCTTCGGAACAGCGTGTCCACGGACACGCGGTCATCCGGGTGAGCGGACATTGCACCTCTTTGTGGGCGGACAGTTCATCTCCTTGTGCGGTGTGACTTTTCGTCCCTCGACTGGCTCAGTGCAGTGGCTTGACGCCCTTGCCCGTGGTTGCCTGGGTGAGCCGGAGGCTGCTGCCCTCGGTCAGGACGATGTGCGCGTGATGCAACAGCCGGTCGACTGCTGCCGTGGCGAGCGTCTTGGGCATGATCGAGTCGAATCCCGACGGATGCAGGTTCGAGGTCACGATCACGGACCTGCGTTCGTAGGCGGCATCGATCACCCGGTAGAACGCCTCGGCGGCGGCCTGGCCGGACGGCAGCATCCCGATGTCGTCCAGGATGATGAGGTTGGCCCGGGTGATCTTCGCGATCGCCTTCGCGACGGAGTTGTCGACGGTGGCCCGGCCGACGTGGGCGGTCAGCGATTCGAGGCTGAACCAGGCGACTTGCATGCCCCGGTCGATGGCCTTGTGGGCCAGGGCCTCGGCGAAGTGGCTCTTGCCGGTGCCCGACGGGCCGGCGATGGCGAGGTTCTCCGACCGGCCGACCCATTCCAGCGTCATCAGGGCCTGCTGGGTCGGAGCGGGGATGGAGGAGTCCTCCTCCCGCCAGGAGCTGAACGTCTTGCCGGTGGGCAGGTTCGCCTGCTTGCGGTGGCTGCGGCGGGTCGCCGCCTCCCGGCCCTTGATCTCCTCTTCCAGCAGGATCCGCAGCACTTCGGCCGGGTCCCAGCGTTGCGACCGGGCGGTGGCCAGCACGTCCGGGGCCGCCTTGCGCAAGTAGGGGAACCGCATCCGCTTCAGGACGGATTCCAGATCGGCCGGGATCGGCGGCGGGGCCGGTGAGGAGGGGACCGGAGACGGGGCCGGGACGGGCTGGTCGGTTTCCGGGTCCAGCAACGCGATGCCGGTCATGGAAGATTCCTTTCTGCCGGGCCGCCGTTGCGGCCGAAGTCAGCCCAGGCGGAAGTGCCGGGCTGAACGGAGTGGGCCTCGTCGGCGACGACGAGGTCGGCGGGACGGACGCCGGACTTGCGATGCTGGACGATGGAGAGCAGGTCGTCCTCGGCGAATCGGCCCGCGGTCGCGGCAAGCCCCAGCGACATGTCGACCTCGGCGACACTGACCAGGGCCGCGAGCTCGACGGCGGCGGCCATCTTCACCCGCATCCGGGTGGTCCCCGCCGCAGCGGCCTCGATCAGCCAGGACTTCGCCCCGGGACCGAGCGCGAGGAAGGCTTCCTCGGCGGCATCGACGGGCCGGGGCCGCGGCGGCTTCGGTGAACCGTCCATCTCCTGCGGGTGGTTGGGATAGTGCTCGGCGAGGATGACCGGACGGCCGGGCAGAGCGATCTCGTGCCGGGCGACTTCCGCCAGGCCGGCCGGGCCCTGCATCCATTCCGGCCGGTGAGCCAGCTTCGACAGGTCGGCCACGACGACCAGCTCGTCGCCGTCGACCCTCACCCAGGCTTCCTGGCCGACCAGCCCGGACGGCGTCGAATAGCGCACGGACCCGAAACGGACGGTCTGGTCCCGCAGCACCTGTCTCGACTCGCCCAGCGCGAGCGTGTGAGGCGCCGGCGGCAGCGGATGCAGCCTGGTCCGCTCGACGTCGAGCATCGAGGACGGAGCCTTGCCCGTCTCGCGGTGGGTCCGGTTGTTCACCGTCTGGCAGAAGATCGCGCACTCGCCGCGGAGCTCGGCGAACGAGTCGTACTCCTTGCGGAGATTCGCCGTCGTGGGCACCAGATCCGCCTTCGCGATGCGGACCGTCGCCTCCGACCCGCCTTTGGACTCGGGATCGAAGGGGACACACGTGTGAACCTGCATCCCGTAATGCCGCCCCGTCGCGACGACTTGGGGATGACGGACCGCGATGCCGGCGACCCGGTCGATCGTGACCGTCTTCTCGTTGTCGGTCAGCGCATAGGTCGGCGCCCCGCCGATCGCCCGCAAGGTCGAGTCGATGCAGGTCACCAGCGTCGGCAGAGTCCGGTCCCAGGTCGGGATCACCACCCGGAACCGCGACCAGGCCAGCCACGCGCAGAACAACAGCGTCACGCGGGGCTCACCGCCGCCCGGGCCCGGGACCTTCGGCCCCCAGCCCCAGTCGAACTGCAACCACAGCCCCGGCTCGGTGATCCAGGGCCGATAGGTCCGCTGGTTCCCGGCCCGCCAGGCTTCCTTCGCCTTCGCCACCGCCCGCCGGGTCGTGCGCTCATCACCGGTGAACCCCAGCAGGACCAGGCGGTCGTGGAGCTTGTCGGCCCGCACCCTGCCCTGCGATCGGTCGACCCACTCCTCGATCTTCGGCATGAACGGGTCGATCATCTTCGGCCGGCGGACGAGACCGGTTGGCCGACCGGTGTCCCTCATCCGTGCGTAACGTCGCACGGTCTTGGGATCGACCCCCGCCAGCGCAGCCGCGGAATGCGCACATTCAGTGGCGTCCAGGGCCTCGAAGATTTCCATGATCTCCCTGTC from Streptomyces syringium includes these protein-coding regions:
- a CDS encoding 2'-5' RNA ligase family protein — encoded protein: MPEPGTTAVVIVLPDAAPLLDAAWRIDPALVRRGVPAHVSLLYPFVPESALTGQDEEGVRCLAASFPAADLLLEEVVTASGFVAVTVPGLQPLVDAFRAQWPGLRPYRGRFGVRPAAHVTVAMGADDPTAAAHVRAAVGSLLPLRTRAAAVQLVVLTKEGWQSRFTAPLGVLDRS
- the istA gene encoding IS21 family transposase, which produces MEIFEALDATECAHSAAALAGVDPKTVRRYARMRDTGRPTGLVRRPKMIDPFMPKIEEWVDRSQGRVRADKLHDRLVLLGFTGDERTTRRAVAKAKEAWRAGNQRTYRPWITEPGLWLQFDWGWGPKVPGPGGGEPRVTLLFCAWLAWSRFRVVIPTWDRTLPTLVTCIDSTLRAIGGAPTYALTDNEKTVTIDRVAGIAVRHPQVVATGRHYGMQVHTCVPFDPESKGGSEATVRIAKADLVPTTANLRKEYDSFAELRGECAIFCQTVNNRTHRETGKAPSSMLDVERTRLHPLPPAPHTLALGESRQVLRDQTVRFGSVRYSTPSGLVGQEAWVRVDGDELVVVADLSKLAHRPEWMQGPAGLAEVARHEIALPGRPVILAEHYPNHPQEMDGSPKPPRPRPVDAAEEAFLALGPGAKSWLIEAAAAGTTRMRVKMAAAVELAALVSVAEVDMSLGLAATAGRFAEDDLLSIVQHRKSGVRPADLVVADEAHSVQPGTSAWADFGRNGGPAERNLP
- the istB gene encoding IS21-like element helper ATPase IstB, which codes for MTGIALLDPETDQPVPAPSPVPSSPAPPPIPADLESVLKRMRFPYLRKAAPDVLATARSQRWDPAEVLRILLEEEIKGREAATRRSHRKQANLPTGKTFSSWREEDSSIPAPTQQALMTLEWVGRSENLAIAGPSGTGKSHFAEALAHKAIDRGMQVAWFSLESLTAHVGRATVDNSVAKAIAKITRANLIILDDIGMLPSGQAAAEAFYRVIDAAYERRSVIVTSNLHPSGFDSIMPKTLATAAVDRLLHHAHIVLTEGSSLRLTQATTGKGVKPLH
- a CDS encoding RNA polymerase sigma factor — encoded protein: MNQRFTWPDERLIKAAQDGDVTSLTAVVMESQPHVRRFAISLCSSPQDAEDAAQEALIILYRKIGTLRATGALASWMFRIVRNECLRQVRLLVSRSDEATAGPEAAAEPSAEDAVLRRLEAERIAAAVSALPRDQRQVLIMRDVQGLPGRTVAHALGLSSAAMKSRLHRARAALRHSLAVADRPLGRAAGQARDQAIGQPVGGVSRP